The DNA segment TATTTCTTCTACGATAAACCATTACTGGTGGGTACTCAATCTTATCAAATGGCTTTGCAACCGACCAGATATGTTGACCCTAATCTGAAACCTGCAATTAATGAAAACTTCGAAGTTGGAGCTGACATCAAATTCCTTAAAAATAGAGTAACCTTATCTGGGACCTATTATAAAGAAAAAAGAAATGATGAGCCAATTCCTGTAACATTACCATCTTCCAGTGGAGCTTTAAGTTATTTCTTAAATTCTGGAGATGCTCAAAGAAAAGGAGTGGAATTATCTCTTTCTGGAGACGTATTAAGAAATTCAGATGGATTAAACTGGACAACTTCGCTTAACTTTGCCCAAAACAAATCTACAATTGTAAGAGTTGCTGAAGGTTTAGATAATATTAATTATGGCTTCCAACCAGCATTTGGGTATGTTTCCGTTATTCAAAAAGAAGGAATGGAATGGGGACAATTAGTAGGAAACGGATTCTTATATGACGGTGCTGGAAATAAAGTAATTGATGCTACGACCGGACTATATGAATTCCAAACAAATGTAAACTTCGGAAGTATTTTACCAAAATTCACAGGTGGATGGTACAATGCCGTAAGCTATAAAGGAGTTACATTAGCAGCAAGTATCGATTTCCAGAAAGGTGGTAAATTTTTCTCCCTGTCAGAACAATGGGGTAATTCAGGTGGTTTACTAGAAGCAACAGCAGCAATGAATGACAGAGGATTCAGTGTACGAGATGACGTAGCTGCAGGAGGAGGAGTTCATGTGGTAGGCGTAGATGCTACTGGTGCTGCAGTGGATACCTATGTAGGAGCTCAAGATTACTTCACCCAATTTCACGGGAATAGATTAGCAGAACCATATATCCACGATGCAAGTTATATCAAACTTCGTGAAGTCGGATTATCATACACGCTACCAAAAGCAATATTTACAGGAACCAGTATCCAAGGTTTATCTGTTGGTCTAACCGCTAGAAACCCATGGTTAATAGCAGTATCCAAAGATAACACTCACAGACAGGATCCATCAGAAATGTCACAATCATATGGTGAAGATGGACAATTACCATCTACTAAAGGTTATGGTGTAAATGTTAAAATTAACTTTTAAACGATTTAATAAATAAGATAATGAAAAAATTAAAAATAATACTTATAACACTTGTCGCTTTTGGATCACTGAGCTCTTGTCGAGATGAGGACTTCGGTGACTTGAACAAAGATAAGTTTGGGCAGTATGAAGCAAGTTATTCCGCATTGATGGCAGGCTCCATTGTGAGTTTCTCTCAAAATGGGGGTGGTTCATACTTGATGAATCCCCAATTATACGTACAGCATCAATCTCAAGCTGTGTATACAACCCAGCAACTTTATGGTTTTGAACCAGGTGCATGGGGAAGGTACTACGCTAACCAAATTATTAACTTAGACAAGATAATAAAAGACTATTCAAATAGTCCGACGCTTGTTATGACAAATCAGGGTAGTGCTGTAAATATGATTGGAGTATCTAAAATATTTAGATCAATTATATATAAAAGGATTACTGATACCTATGGAGATATTCCATATACAGAAGCAGGAAAAATTGGAGAAAATATAAAGACTCCAAAGTTTGATACTCAGGAATCTGTTTACAAAGCATTGATTTTGGAACTGAAGGCAGGAAGAGATATGCTAAATGCAGCAACAACAAAACCTGGAGGGGATATCCTTTATCAAGGTGATGTAACTAAGTGGAAGAAATTAGCTAACTCGGTACTCCTACAAGCGGCATTGCAACTAAGTAAGAAATACCCGAATGCTGGTGAGTTCGCTGCATTAACTTTCAACGAAGCGTTAACTAACTCGGCAGGTGTAATAGAGAACGTAGCGGATGAAGCATTCTTCACATATTCTGCTGCTAATAATATTTCTAATCCCTTAAATACATTTAGAGCTGCAGATTATTATCTTTCAAGAGAATTTACAGAATCCTTAAAAGGAGCTGCTAATTCCTTTAACAAGACAAGTAATCACACTTTGGATACGAGATTGAGTGTTTATAGTACTGGAGGAAACACTGGTACAGGACTTGCGTACGGATATACGCAAACAGACTTAGAAGCAGCTAATTTGGACAATAGTGCCAATGCTGCGCAAATGACTACCAAGTTTAAAGGTTCAGATGCACCGATGGCTCTCATGACTGCTGCACAAACATATTTGAACAGAGCTGAAGCTGCTCAACGTGGTTGGACTGCTGAAGTCGTTTCAACTATGTTTACTTTGGGTATCACCAGAAGTTATCAATCACTAGATACACGTTATGGTTCTGCGATCAGTGGTAACGCAGCAGCCTATGCTGCAGCGAGAATTGCTGATATGGGCGCAAATCCTCTGAAAGTAATAGCTGAAGAAAAATGGGTAACCTTATTCAACAATGGACATGATGCATGGTCTGAGTGGAGAAGAACAGGATTCCCAGTACTAACTCCTGCAACAAGTGCAATCAACGGTGGAGTAATTCCAACAAGAATCCCTTACCCAATAGAAGAAGCTAATTACAATACTACAAAGTATAATGAAGCTGTTTCTAGATTAGTACCAGCAGTAGATAAGAATACATCAAAATTCTGGTGGGAACTATAATTAAAAAATAGTACTTATATCTAGTAAATTCTAAACCACTCTTCGGAGTGGTTTTTTTATTTCCGTATATTTGCTCTTCAAAATAAAACCATGAACATTAAAGATATCATCCAACATAAACTCGCCGAAATTGTAGAGACCGTTTTTCAGATAGACGATGTAAATCAGCGAAATAATCTTAAACTTGAAATTCAACAAAATAAATCCGAGTTTGAAGGAGATTTCACCATTGTTACTTTTCCTCTTGTTAAAATATTGAAGAAAAGTCCTGACACTATCGCAATGGAATTAGGAGATGCATTTACAACACAATCTGATTTCGTAGAGAGCTATCATGTGGTAAAGGGTTTCCTAAATCTCAAAATAAAAAATAA comes from the Chryseobacterium sp. SNU WT5 genome and includes:
- a CDS encoding SusD/RagB family nutrient-binding outer membrane lipoprotein, producing MAGSIVSFSQNGGGSYLMNPQLYVQHQSQAVYTTQQLYGFEPGAWGRYYANQIINLDKIIKDYSNSPTLVMTNQGSAVNMIGVSKIFRSIIYKRITDTYGDIPYTEAGKIGENIKTPKFDTQESVYKALILELKAGRDMLNAATTKPGGDILYQGDVTKWKKLANSVLLQAALQLSKKYPNAGEFAALTFNEALTNSAGVIENVADEAFFTYSAANNISNPLNTFRAADYYLSREFTESLKGAANSFNKTSNHTLDTRLSVYSTGGNTGTGLAYGYTQTDLEAANLDNSANAAQMTTKFKGSDAPMALMTAAQTYLNRAEAAQRGWTAEVVSTMFTLGITRSYQSLDTRYGSAISGNAAAYAAARIADMGANPLKVIAEEKWVTLFNNGHDAWSEWRRTGFPVLTPATSAINGGVIPTRIPYPIEEANYNTTKYNEAVSRLVPAVDKNTSKFWWEL